In the Candidatus Rhodoblastus alkanivorans genome, one interval contains:
- the trxA gene encoding thioredoxin: MSTVKVTDATFESDVLKSEAPVVVDFWAEWCGPCKMIGPSLEELAKDYAGKVKIVKLNVDENPAVAGKLGIRSIPTLMLFKDGKLAAQKVGAAPKGELAKWINGAI, encoded by the coding sequence ATGTCCACCGTCAAAGTCACCGACGCCACTTTCGAATCCGATGTTCTCAAATCCGAGGCGCCGGTGGTCGTGGATTTCTGGGCGGAATGGTGCGGACCGTGCAAGATGATCGGCCCGTCGCTGGAGGAGCTGGCCAAGGATTATGCCGGCAAGGTCAAGATCGTTAAGCTCAATGTCGATGAAAACCCGGCGGTCGCCGGCAAGCTCGGCATCCGCTCGATTCCGACCCTGATGCTGTTCAAGGACGGCAAGCTCGCGGCCCAGAAGGTCGGCGCCGCGCCCAAGGGCGAACTCGCCAAATGGATCAACGGCGCGATCTGA